ACCTTAACATGATAAGTATAGGGTAATAGGCTAACAACAACATCTGCTTTAGAAACAAAACTTTCAACCTTTTTATCATCGTTTACATCAAGCTCAAAAGCCTCACCACGTGGGTGACCATTTATCATCTTCTCTGCCTTGCTAACTGTTCTACTAGCCATCGTAACATGAAAATCAGGTTGATCCAAAAGATACCTAATCATCGGACGTGAAATCATGCCTGCGCCAAGCACAAGTATTTTTTTCATGATATGTTGCCTCCAAAAACATAAAACTTGCAAGCAGCGAAAAGAATTAGCTTATAAAAATTTGTTGATATAACTATAATTAGGAGTAAGTTTACCATGATATAATATAACCGCGTTTTTTATCTCAGGGGGCAAAACCAGTTTATCAAAATCACTAACATCGTAATCAGCTTCCATGATAGCTGGTACAAAAGGTAGTAGGGCTTCACTGAAGCTCTCAGAAGACTCAACAGGAAGCTCACATGGGAGGTTATCAACAGCCATAACAACAACACCCTCACCAGTAAACCCATCTTGGATCTTATCAATAAAAGGGTTATAAACAAAAACAGGGTTATCCGGAGAAGTGTTTTTTTCAGTGAACTCTATAGCACCATTTACATCAGCGCTGATATCACCAACCACCTTCAATCTCAGTTTGTCTTTAAAAGCATTTTTAATGTATTTTTTTGTTATAAGACGAGGATAACGACTACTCCAAAAAATGCAGTTAACAAGAACAGACAAATATGGTACATACCGCTCAAAAACAGGACGATAATTCTCTGGGTTGTTGTAATAATCCTGTAAATCAAAACCTTTACTAGAATTAATAGGCTCGACCATATGCTCTTCTTTGAAAACCACCTTGTAGATAACCTTGTTTGAGGGATTCCTGTAAACAGATTCTAGCTCATCTGGCTCAACATTCTGAACTGGTAACATATCAAGGATCTCCTGCGCACCCTTTGATACATTCCCATAACCAGTAAGCCCAATAACCATTGGTGTGATTGGTTTTGCTAAACCTTTTTTATTAATCTCTTTACCGACATCAGTTAAATGTCTCCTGATATCATCTAGGTTTTTGTAACTAAGGGTTTGTTTAATTTTACTAAAAGGCGAGTCAATGTGCTCCCATTTAAGACGCTGACCAAAAACCCATAAAGTGTCGACCATGCCAGCTATGCCAGCGTATCTACCAAAGAAAACAAGGCGTTTACCGTTTTTATCAACTATCTTTTCATAATCAATTAAATTACATCCCAGTTCCATCATTTTTTTAAGCATAGGTATATTGTGTTTCTGACCTTTTATCACATGGGCAAAAAAAACATAGGTTTTACCTTTTTCAAAAAAATCAACTGGTATCTCTTTAACTGCAAAAACAACAGAACAGGGAGATAAATCATCACTTGTTTGCGCACCAGCATCAAGGTATTCTTTTTCAGAGAAAACACGTATCTTAGATGGCTGGATAAATGTCTGTATGCCATGTTTTTCTTTTAACTCTTTTATGTGCTTTGGTATCAGTGGGGTGCGTCTCTCCCAGCGGTTTTTGTCTTCTCTGCGTAAACCCATTGTTAAAACCATAATAAGTTCAATGACCCCCATCAGTTGGGGTTTAATAGTTTTTACGGAAGAAAAAAATTAGTTTCAATCACCTCTAGACAATGAATAAATAGTTGGGAAAACTTTTATTTTATTTGATGGGGCGTACAAGACAAGCTTCGTTTGAGAATTCAGAGGTTATTAGCGCATCAGAAATAGGGCAGTACCATTACTGTTCGATAGCATGGTATCTGCAAAAATGTGGTTATGAGCCTGTGTCAGCTTTGTTAAATACTGGTGTTGAAAAACATGCTCAGCTAGGTGAGGTTTTAGATAACGCTCAAACTGGTGTTAGGAGATCGATGTTTCTTGCAATTACTGGGCTTCTGATGGTGATAGTTTCGATTTCTATGATTTTGTTTGAGGTGATCTTTTGACAGTTATCCTTATTAGTATCCTGTTTTTGGTGGTTGGTTTAATCTTTGTTCTGATGTCGAGAAAAACATATAGAAATATAGATATTCTAAGAAAAAAGCATAAGATCCTGGAGGGGAAAATCGTTTACTCTGATCTCAAAGCGTTGGCTAAACCACTGTTTTCTAGGAGATATATGTTAACTGGTAAACCGGATTATGTTGTGAGGAGAGATAAATATTATATTCCTGTTGAGGTGAAAACCGGTGTGTATGATGAGCCGCAGAGAAGTCATGTTTTTCAGCTTGCAGCATATTGTCAGCTTTTGGAGGATGCCTATGGTGGTTTTGTTCCATATGGTGTGCTGGTTTATGGTGACTCGCATCAATATAAAATACCTTTTAACCCTAGGATTAGGTTTGAGTTGGATTCAACTGTTAAAACGATGAGGTATATTATGAGAACTGGGAATGTTGTTAGAAACCATGATGATGTTCGTAGATGCATTGGTTGCTCTATGAGAACTTACTGTGAGATTAAAATGTTGTGATTACCCTTTAAGTTAATGTTTGTTTTACTTGTTTTTTAGTATCATGTCGAAAGCTTCGTTTAAAAATTCTCTTTCTTCTGGTGTTGGCCACCAGCTGAAGCCGTCTTTGTCTTTTATGAAGTTTGGTGCCTCTGGGTCGAATCTTGTCATAAGTGTTAGTTTCCCTGAGTTTGGGTCTTTGCTGATTTCTAGTCTTATATGTATGTTTTCATTTTTATTTATCATGATTCTCCTCATCCACTTGATTTGTTTGATGGACGTATGTTTTTTTAGGACTTATAGTTTTTCTTTTTATGAGTCTATGTTTTTGTTTTGGTAAAAACTTTTAATAGCTTTTGCTTTCTCAATCTCTGAAGTTATGCGTATAGCTGTATTGATTAGAGATAGGTGTAAACCGAAGAATTGTGCGGTTGAGTGTATAAAGTTTTGTCCTAGGGTTAGGTCTGGTGATGAAACCATTGTTATGGGTGCAGATGGGAAGCCTGTGATATCAGAGGATTTGTGTGTGGGTTGTGGTATTTGTGTACATAAATGTCCTTTTGATGCTATAAAGATCATTGGTCTCGCACAGGAGTTAGAGACAGATCTTGTTCATCAGTTTGGGAAAAACGGTTTCAGACTGTTTCGTCTTCCAGTACCTAGGAGAGGTGGTTGTGTTGGTGTACTTGGTCAGAACGGTATTGGTAAAACCACTGCTTTCAAAATTTTATCGGGTCAGATAAAACCTAATCTTGGTGATTATGAGAATGAGCCGACTTGGGATGATGTAATAAGGTATTATTCTGGGACTGAGCTTTATGAGCATTTCAAGAGTCTGGTAAACAATGAGATTACAAGTGTAGTGAAACCACAGTATGTTGATAAGTTACCTAAAATAATGAAGGGAAAAATAAAAGAGGTTCTGAAAAAAGCTGATAACTCAGGTAAATTTGATGATTTGGTGGAAAAACTTAATCTTAACAATATACTTGACAAAGAGATAAGTAAGGGTGAGATTTCTGGTGGCGAATTACAACTTGTTGCAGTAGCTGCTGCTCTGTTGAAGGATGTTGATCTGTATCTTTTTGATGAACCATCTTCTTATCTAGATATTTATCAGCGTTTGAAGGTTGCGCGGATAATAAAGGATTTATCCAAAGAGAAGAAGGTTATGGTTATTGAGCATGACCTAGCTGTCCTTGATTTCCTATGTGATAACATCCACCTTATATATGGTGATGAAGGAGCATATGGTGTTGTTACACATCCTCGTGGTGTACGCCATGCTATAAACACGTATCTGTCAGGGTATCTAAAAGAAGAGAATATAAGGTTTGGTGAAAAAATAGAGTTTTTTTCACATCCTCCAAAGCAGAGACAGAACATGAACATCTACATAACATATGAGGATCTAAAGAAAACATTCGAAGGTTTTACCCTGGAGGTTGAGAGCGGCATAATACGCGAGGGGGAGATAGTTGGTGTTGTTGGTCCAAATGCTATTGGTAAAACAACTTTTGTCAAAATGCTAGCTGGCGTGATAAAACCATCTAGTGGAAAAATCGAGTACAGTATAAAGGTTAGCTATAAACCACAGTACATATCACCTGAGTTCGGTGGTACTGTT
This portion of the Candidatus Thermoplasmatota archaeon genome encodes:
- a CDS encoding bifunctional lysine ketoglutarate reductase /saccharopine dehydrogenase family protein, with the protein product MVLTMGLRREDKNRWERRTPLIPKHIKELKEKHGIQTFIQPSKIRVFSEKEYLDAGAQTSDDLSPCSVVFAVKEIPVDFFEKGKTYVFFAHVIKGQKHNIPMLKKMMELGCNLIDYEKIVDKNGKRLVFFGRYAGIAGMVDTLWVFGQRLKWEHIDSPFSKIKQTLSYKNLDDIRRHLTDVGKEINKKGLAKPITPMVIGLTGYGNVSKGAQEILDMLPVQNVEPDELESVYRNPSNKVIYKVVFKEEHMVEPINSSKGFDLQDYYNNPENYRPVFERYVPYLSVLVNCIFWSSRYPRLITKKYIKNAFKDKLRLKVVGDISADVNGAIEFTEKNTSPDNPVFVYNPFIDKIQDGFTGEGVVVMAVDNLPCELPVESSESFSEALLPFVPAIMEADYDVSDFDKLVLPPEIKNAVILYHGKLTPNYSYINKFL
- a CDS encoding Dna2/Cas4 domain-containing protein, coding for MSRKTYRNIDILRKKHKILEGKIVYSDLKALAKPLFSRRYMLTGKPDYVVRRDKYYIPVEVKTGVYDEPQRSHVFQLAAYCQLLEDAYGGFVPYGVLVYGDSHQYKIPFNPRIRFELDSTVKTMRYIMRTGNVVRNHDDVRRCIGCSMRTYCEIKML
- a CDS encoding ribosome biogenesis/translation initiation ATPase RLI; translated protein: MRIAVLIRDRCKPKNCAVECIKFCPRVRSGDETIVMGADGKPVISEDLCVGCGICVHKCPFDAIKIIGLAQELETDLVHQFGKNGFRLFRLPVPRRGGCVGVLGQNGIGKTTAFKILSGQIKPNLGDYENEPTWDDVIRYYSGTELYEHFKSLVNNEITSVVKPQYVDKLPKIMKGKIKEVLKKADNSGKFDDLVEKLNLNNILDKEISKGEISGGELQLVAVAAALLKDVDLYLFDEPSSYLDIYQRLKVARIIKDLSKEKKVMVIEHDLAVLDFLCDNIHLIYGDEGAYGVVTHPRGVRHAINTYLSGYLKEENIRFGEKIEFFSHPPKQRQNMNIYITYEDLKKTFEGFTLEVESGIIREGEIVGVVGPNAIGKTTFVKMLAGVIKPSSGKIEYSIKVSYKPQYISPEFGGTVREFLEKKAQQLFTSSFFKAEIFDSLNLKYLLDKEIDTLSGGELQRVAIANCLVQDADIYLIDEPSAYLDSEQRMIASRTIRRVIEKSGKSALVVDHDVYFIDMVSDALIVFDGEPGKHGRAQGPFSLHEGMNRFLKDVDITFRRDEETKRPRVNKPDSYIDRTQKQTGEYYYDL